ACATTAGTAAAATAAACAgtaatataaaatgtttatttaaatcacAAGATCGAACCAGAACAATAtagatatacatgtatataatctagaaaacaaaaaataaagattgGATCAAAATATTATACTCGTAAATGGGAAGGAAAAACAAATTGGAAGTTGAGACCTGTTTtcacagtttccttaagacagattcgaCCGCTCTTTTGGTGCTGGAGAAACGTTGGTCGACTGTCTCCCAGAATATAACAACAAGATAAGCACGGCAGTAGCAGGACTGTAATGATTAGCAAATTGTAGCCTTACATTCGTCTATCACCAAAACGATTTGGAAAATATGCAGGGAAAATATCTCTcgaaaatttttggaaaaattagtgTATGTCTTTTCTTGCAgattatttggttttaaataaaacttcAAACGAAGaacttttggaaaattttgactAATGGAGCCAAAAATGTGTCCATGAATTAAGGAGgcattaaacctaaattaacgtttgaattaaataagctaaaaaaaTAAGATTACGTATTGGGCTAAAATATCTGCAGGACTAGAAAGGCCCGACTAGTCTGAACATTTCGCGTCACCCACGTTGTGCGGGTGCACCTCCAACCCTAACGGGTTTGGATTTGCACCCCTTCTACGAGCGAGGGAGAGCATTAGTTTAGTCATTCAATAACCACCAAGTTGGTTCACATATATAACCATATTCCACGCTTGATATCTAACCAATGTGGGACTAAGCTTTCCATTTTCCTCAACATAATGCACAAGTgacttactttgagcatcaatttttcattcatcactcaactaTTTTGAGCAAATaatataccgttgtaaaggtctcatgggataaaatataaaactataattttattattcaaatctcCACATTTACTAATCAAGAATACGCCTCAAAGCTTCCaagaatttttttccaacaataatGATAACACCTACTAATAGCAACTAAATCATTTGGCTTGGATCACCCCTCGGAACCACATCGTTCACACCAGCACACTACTAATCTGCAATGGTTTAAGAAAGGAGTGGGTGaacttaacaagctcagtgaatgctcagaataaccacaatgcaaacaattcatcaagcatcaACAAAACAACCATATAGCATAACCTCAATAGTTCCAAATCTAGTGTCATATTATACTCACTCGTGAATTATTACTAGTTCTTTTACACGGTAAACATATCCACTTTTGagcatatatcacattacacatataatcacataacacttaagcatatatcacaatactcatataattACATAACGTTCAAGCACATATCGCAATATTCATATGatcacataacattcaagcatatatcgtaatactcatataatcacataacattcaagcatatgtcgcaatactcaaaaacatgtttataggtaaattgcataatggttacatgtcatataaacacatattacaatacacacatattcataatttaagataatttggcatttgagctatgaaacataaaagtgagctctatcatcactcattgGATACACGAATCTCCAGCATaccacatagactcatagagtcaaacatgtcccaaaagtgaagcataaagctaacactctccttatttccccttacatgtcccgttgaatgaagcttagctcacattctcttatccctccaacatgtcccagggTCTCAATGtccaaaatcactgtacatataggtgagtactcataatcctatggtatgccaactatatctaatgGTTTCAAGATcataaggccaaaatatccgaaatcaatcacatatcacttaTCGATTATCCGTGCACTATCACtgcatatttgtatttttagcaaaacactgtcactaacatttaacatatacataacatgtacatatttgcactttcacaacaattatcataaccacatatcacatgttatagcatctcatctcaattcacatattcacaaacaTAGAAGTACATAATTTACAAGATAATATATGTATGAAAAAACttacactcgaaatttagagtagggatttaggctactactaaattcccaaataacgcattaaatcatgtccacaagcaattattccaaacactcaccaacaCGTTTTCGCCGAAAAGCtaaaagctcaaactagcttttcaTTGTCTTTACCTCTACTTGTAGAAGGTACTAATGAATCCGGAGCTTCAACATAATAATTCACATAACAATACATTCAAAAATCAACTAATGACTCACCACAAGCAACCAAAAACATAACCTAAGCTATGTTCTCATGTACCTGAAACCTTTAACATAACCAACTTGAAATCCAAATATCTCGATCTACACTTaatcttttcacctaaaacgagtttcattcatctaattattcacttacgactaattcccaacctttaaactacaataaaatactcaattcatagtatcaactttttcgacatgtttttggctattttttgaaaattcattaaaacgttagaaatctttaacgaaactttgaagtaagtttagaaatcttctaatcatgttaaaacaagttgaaagaCACTTTAAAACTacgtttttactcaaaatcctgaaatccaccattaacgagccatttttcgaattttatttagaacatatgatttaatggctaaaaacttggttttaaagattaaataatatttaaaactatttaggAGTTGAATCGTTACCTTAGACAGTAAAAAACCGAGCGTTTGAtcgaaaacctgaaaaactcACAAGCTTGACAATGGAGAAATTATTGGtgttttttagtgtttttcttAACTTCTATGGAGATTTATAACTTAagagataataaaaataaaagaagaattaggattttgaattcaaaatcgATTGGGAGAGTTGGGAGAACTATGGATGGCACAAGTATGAGAGTAGAATTTGACTAAcctgaaaaaaaattataaagcgGTTTTTAGGTTGGATTTTAAAATCTGGTCTAATTTCCCCTTGAAAACTtacaattttgactcttttgCAAATCagtccaattttcaaaattgaatgtgtttaaaactctttttcaataattgatttaattttctaaaaactataATCGAAAACATTACCGATATaccatgtcacaaaattctgaacattctaaggctaaaatttctaaaatatccctaaaactcctaggccctattttggggtgttacaataaatctttcttccttttcttcttctctttaacagaaaaaaaaaatttcaataaaaaatcaaacacttcaaatatttagattttgCATCAGAGATGGGGAATATATAGTAGTTGGTGCCACCTGACAGTGTGACAACACCAAttaaaaaggattttttttaaaaaatcactgGTGCCACCTGATAGATCGGGGACAcccattaaaatttttcccCTAACAGCCATCAGTGTTGCTTGACACGACGACAAcaccaatttttttcttcttttatcactggcaaaacattttaaaaaaatttgactgGTGCTGCTTGACAAATCGACGACACCCAtgtaaaaattgttttttttttctccattgTGAATACCCGTATTTTTCATGggtatttcaaaatatataaatgggTGCTGCCCGACATATTGACGacgcaaaattttttttttcctatttacaGATTGATTATTAGATAATGACCAGGAAGAAAAGGGGTGATGTCGTCGATTGGTTAAGCGACAACAACTTCTAATATAGCAAAcgaattattttcatatataatttttcttccaaatcatattcgtaattaattaatattttatgattatttttataagaaaaccTTCAGAAGAAAAATACAACTAACCCAATCTCAAGATAGACCCCCAGCTACTATTTTGGTGAGCTAAGCTAAGACAAGTAGTAGAGgatacctttttcttttaaaatacaaatagcacaattcaaattcaaattaaaattgagatGATTACTCGACTCAAACTCAAacccaaatcaaattgaaacgATATCACCCTAACCAGCACACGAATTTGAGATGTTTTAATGTTTACCGAATTGGatgaacaaaatttattatagaGAGGTGTGATAAGGCGCACATGCCAAATATGCTGCATttggtattttataaaataaatatattttatcacctgCTTCTAAACTTTcacaataattatattattcaaattttatatataaataaaatacaaaatctttttaaaagtatttttttctcGTGGCTTTTCCAGTCCCCAAGTCAGTCGAAGGTCATAAAACACAAATTTGATTCATAAGAAGGAGTCCTTTTCCCTGCAAAACGATTAAAACACACCgacaagaaaatcaaaactcCTCTGAAAATGGCTCTCTCTTGCAACAACACCCTTTTCCCGAAACCCTTCTTTACCTCTTGTTCTTCTCAGACTCAGGGGACGCACTTCTCCAATCTCCCACAACCCACCAAGCAAGaccccattttcaaaatcaaaggacCTTCAACTCTCTCAGGCCACATTACCATAAGTGGCTCAAAAAACGCTTCTTTACCTCTCTTAGCAGCCACTCTCTGCTGCTCAGGCACTTCACTTCTCCACAACCTTCCCAATGTCTCTGATATCCAAGCCATGGCTTCCATCTTGAACTCTTTGGGTGCTAAAGTTGATGCCTTTGATGGGAAAATGAGGGTTAACAGCGATGGGGTTGGCAAAGTGGAGGTTGATTTGGAGGAAATGAAGAAGATTAGAGGTGGGTTTTTTGTTATAGGGCCACTGGTGGCCAGGTTTGGTGAAGCTGTTGTGGCCTTGCCCGGTGGCTGTAATATTGGAAAGAGGCCTGTAGATCTCCATCTTCGTGGGTTAAGGGCTCTCGGTGCTGTTGTTGAACTGAGGCAAGTTGTACCTATAAAttcaccttttattttcttagtggGATCTTTGCTGTCTTAAATAAGTAGATGAGCTTGTTCTGCAATGTTACAGGGATGGGAAAGTGTGGGCACGTGCTGCAAATGGCAGAGGATTAGTTGGGGGGAAATTCCGACTGGATTATCCTAGTGTTGGAGCAACTGAAACTCTTATGATGGCAGCATCCATGGCTGATGGGACAACTATGCTCTCAAATGTGGCCAAAGTAATGGTTTGAGGCATCTCAGTGATATTTGAGGAAATCTAGAATTTGTGCTGTTTCATAATTTGTTGCTCTATATTTTTTGATCATAGGAACCAGAAGTGGTCGATCTTGCTCGCTTTCTGACCGACTGTGGGGCATGGATAGAAGGGGCAGGGAGCGACAATCTAATTATCAGGGGAAAAAGGCAGCTCTATGGTTCTGAATGTGTTATAAAACCTGATCGAATCGAAACCGGCACCTTCATGCTTGCGGCGGCAATTACTCGCTCATGCATCTTAATGTCACCTGTCATTCCTTCCCGTGTATCATGTTTGATCGACAAACTCTCCCAAGCTGGCTGCAAAATTTCACGGTTGGATCAGCAAACATTGCAGGTATAGTAACATAATATGTTTACGTTTTTTCATTTAGTTTATTGTTTGTGTGACAAGAAAACTATGAGCACAGGTTTCAGCACACCCATCACATATTGGTTACGATTTGAAAAGTTTCGATATTAAGACGAACCCGTTTCCGGGATTTCCAACAGATCTGCAACCTCAAACAATGGCACTTCTCACTACATGCACTGGTTCCAGCTTGGTGGAGGAGTCCGTGTTTGACAACCGTATGACTCATGGTATGTATAAGTTGAGCTATAATACATAGTCGACCATGGTAAACAACCTAAttagcccctaaacttttaccttGTTTTCATCAcctaactataaaaattaaaaatttcaacataatcACTAAACTATCCGAATTGTTTTTTAGTTACACTTTGATAACGTAACCATTTATTTCTGGCATAAGCTACATGAATGGTTACTCAACTATTTGAGTGTTGGTTTGGTCAtccaataatataattttttaatttaatcatttaagtttttttgtCACCAAACCCTTAAATTGATAAGGAAGTTTGATGTGGCCTTTTTATTGggctaataacaaaattagccttttaatatttatatcttctatcaatttagttttaattctaaaatgaaCAGAATTTGATactcaacatttacaaaatatgtcattttaatcttagttttttttttttctctctctgcCTATTATTTTATGCTCTTAGCTAGTGCTATTCAGCACATGAAAACAAAGGTTTTCAGTTTCCTATGTTAGGAAAATCATaagttattaataaattttttaacactTCAGATTAAACGGTGCTTCTCCtacacaaaaaattaaaaggtaaaaatgttTTTGGCGCTAAAAAGATCACAAGTCGATGGAgagtttttttataataattttctatGTTAAAATAGGGGTTCTTAGATGCCAAAAGACTCAAACCTTGTTAGCATCAAATGGAAGAAATGAGATGATTACAAATGTGGAAAATGTCTCTATTTATAGATGTTCTCCAAAATCTAACGgtacaatttaaattacatcGATGGTCGAGATCAAAACTAATCTACAAATTGAGATTCTTAAGGAACTTTTCAAGACCCGttaagattacaaaatcttttaagattactttatatatttattttggtaaccCTAGTTTTGCTTGAGGTTCCATTGAGTCACCAAGACTTTAGATAAGCTTCTTCACATGTTCCATGAATCGGGTTAGTTTAAATGGTTCAAATGAGCACCATTTAATCAATTGACCTCCATGAGAGGCTCTGTGTGCATTTATTACGGACTTTGATTAGAGGCCTGTGACACTAGTGTCAAATACTAATAAGAATGTTTAGGTCTAATTTAGTgatttatttagaattaggactaaattgataggaCATAGACAATTTGTTATTGGGCTAATAATAGAAGGCCACGTCTAGGGctaaaaatctaattttgaatttttttttatagttgagtgatcaaaacataaatagtGAGCTTAGTTCAGTGACCATTCATGTAGCTTATTTGAGAAATAAACAGCCATGTCATCTACCTGTTTAAGATTTAAATGACCCCAACTAAAAGAACAAATTTGGATAGTTTAgtaacaaaattgaaaattttcataactaCACATtaaaagtttagtgactaattaGGTGACATATATATTGGCCCATTCTATGCTTTGCTTGCTTCTTTCATGAAATCAGCCATaagcatttttttcatttggatATATAGCAAGGGAACTGCAGAAGCTCGGAGCGAGAATTCAGGTCAGCGGGAGAAATGCACTAGTTTACGGGTTTGACGAAGGAAGGTAAGGTGTTAAACTTTGATACGATGTTGGTTTTATTTGGAATCATTGACCCACTGGATGGTGACCTGTGACAGTTCATTGCAAGGCTCTCGTGTTATTGCAAGAGACTTGAGAGGTGGGGTTTCACTTATATTAGCCGGATTGGCTGCAAAAGGAACCACTCAGATTCATGATATTGCACATATTG
The nucleotide sequence above comes from Gossypium raimondii isolate GPD5lz chromosome 13, ASM2569854v1, whole genome shotgun sequence. Encoded proteins:
- the LOC105782240 gene encoding uncharacterized protein LOC105782240 — translated: MALSCNNTLFPKPFFTSCSSQTQGTHFSNLPQPTKQDPIFKIKGPSTLSGHITISGSKNASLPLLAATLCCSGTSLLHNLPNVSDIQAMASILNSLGAKVDAFDGKMRVNSDGVGKVEVDLEEMKKIRGGFFVIGPLVARFGEAVVALPGGCNIGKRPVDLHLRGLRALGAVVELRDGKVWARAANGRGLVGGKFRLDYPSVGATETLMMAASMADGTTMLSNVAKEPEVVDLARFLTDCGAWIEGAGSDNLIIRGKRQLYGSECVIKPDRIETGTFMLAAAITRSCILMSPVIPSRVSCLIDKLSQAGCKISRLDQQTLQVSAHPSHIGYDLKSFDIKTNPFPGFPTDLQPQTMALLTTCTGSSLVEESVFDNRMTHARELQKLGARIQVSGRNALVYGFDEGSSLQGSRVIARDLRGGVSLILAGLAAKGTTQIHDIAHIERGYENIDMKLQNLGADIQRLTLTPVPLIL